The following are from one region of the Rosistilla carotiformis genome:
- the recG gene encoding ATP-dependent DNA helicase RecG, with protein sequence MNLNSESATKLNLATATQFIKGVGPSRAEQLLRLGLRAARDLLFFLPRDYEHPAPATRIADLREDQPASFVATITEVDVITTQAGKTILGVLVEDGSGAARLMFFNQPYRIDSMPRGQRVLISGKPRLSGLRMEMVHPKVIPLEEDETPTAQGILPIYPLTEGINQGQMRRAIATVVDELAGEIAEVIPASIRETASLLSIEAAIRNIHQPQDQASLDAARRRLIFQELFILQLALAIRRRKLTSDLRAPPLPVDAAIDARILKRFPFELTGDQKKAFAEVSSDMARQFPMNRLVQGDVGSGKTVIAQYAMLLAVANKHQAVLMAPTEVLARQHFETFRKSLSRSRVRLGLLTGTLSTLDRRDVLKAAAEGEIDLLVGTQALLNQEVAFKQLGLVVIDEQHKFGVSQRANLRRGGLDPHYLVLSATPIPRTVAMAAFGDLDVSTLKEKPPGRSQVNTYLAKDDWAQRWWEFLAQRVREGRQAFVVTPRVDSGEQEDVSGAQQVFDELRTGPLKKFRIGLLHGRMPPEEKNETMLRFAQGRLQVLVATTVIEVGIDVPNATVMTILGANRFGLAQLHQLRGRVWRGSHPGYVCVFTDKEGLPEDDERLKTFAETSDGFALAEADYRMRGPGDLLGVRQSGMPPLRVADPLRDTAILEAARDLAMEIVDNDPHLEDPDLALLKQRVLTRYGSSLDLGDVA encoded by the coding sequence ATGAACCTGAATTCGGAATCTGCAACAAAACTGAACCTGGCGACCGCGACCCAGTTTATCAAAGGGGTTGGGCCGTCGCGCGCCGAACAATTGTTGCGACTTGGTTTGCGGGCCGCTCGCGATCTGCTGTTCTTCCTCCCTCGGGATTACGAGCATCCCGCCCCGGCGACACGGATCGCCGATCTCCGCGAAGACCAACCCGCTTCGTTTGTCGCCACGATTACCGAAGTCGATGTGATCACGACTCAGGCGGGGAAAACGATCTTGGGGGTCTTGGTGGAAGATGGTTCCGGGGCGGCACGGTTGATGTTCTTCAACCAACCCTATCGGATCGATTCGATGCCGCGCGGGCAGAGGGTGTTGATCAGCGGGAAGCCGCGACTTTCGGGGTTGCGGATGGAGATGGTGCATCCGAAAGTGATCCCGTTAGAAGAGGATGAGACGCCGACCGCGCAAGGGATTCTGCCCATTTACCCGCTGACGGAAGGGATCAATCAGGGGCAAATGCGCCGCGCGATCGCGACGGTGGTCGACGAACTGGCGGGGGAAATTGCTGAGGTGATTCCTGCGTCGATTCGAGAAACTGCGTCGTTGCTTTCGATCGAAGCGGCGATCCGCAACATCCATCAACCGCAAGATCAGGCCAGCTTGGACGCCGCCCGTCGGCGGTTGATCTTTCAGGAGTTGTTCATCTTGCAACTGGCGCTGGCGATCCGTCGACGCAAGTTGACCAGCGACTTGCGGGCACCGCCGTTGCCGGTCGATGCCGCCATCGACGCGCGGATTTTGAAACGCTTTCCGTTTGAATTGACCGGTGATCAGAAGAAGGCTTTCGCGGAAGTCAGTTCCGACATGGCGCGTCAATTCCCGATGAATCGTTTGGTTCAGGGAGATGTCGGCAGCGGCAAGACGGTGATCGCGCAGTATGCGATGTTATTGGCGGTCGCCAACAAACATCAAGCGGTTTTAATGGCGCCGACCGAAGTTCTGGCAAGGCAACATTTTGAGACCTTTCGCAAATCGCTCAGCCGTAGCCGGGTGCGTTTAGGACTATTGACCGGCACCCTTTCGACGCTCGATCGCCGCGATGTCTTGAAGGCGGCCGCGGAAGGCGAAATCGACCTTTTGGTGGGAACCCAAGCGTTGTTGAACCAGGAGGTCGCGTTCAAGCAATTGGGGCTGGTGGTGATCGATGAACAGCATAAATTTGGCGTCTCACAACGCGCGAACCTTCGCCGTGGCGGGCTCGATCCGCATTACCTGGTCCTGTCGGCGACGCCGATTCCCAGGACGGTAGCGATGGCCGCGTTTGGCGATCTGGACGTTTCCACGTTGAAGGAAAAGCCGCCAGGGCGCAGCCAGGTGAACACCTATTTGGCCAAAGACGATTGGGCACAGCGATGGTGGGAGTTTCTGGCCCAACGGGTTCGCGAGGGACGGCAGGCGTTTGTCGTCACGCCGCGGGTCGATTCGGGCGAACAGGAGGACGTCAGTGGGGCGCAACAGGTTTTCGACGAATTGCGAACCGGGCCGTTGAAGAAATTTCGGATTGGTCTGCTGCACGGGCGGATGCCGCCGGAAGAAAAGAACGAAACGATGCTTCGGTTCGCACAAGGACGACTGCAAGTGTTGGTGGCGACGACGGTGATCGAAGTCGGAATCGATGTCCCCAACGCCACGGTGATGACGATTTTGGGAGCGAATCGTTTTGGTTTGGCGCAACTGCATCAACTGCGTGGCCGCGTCTGGCGTGGTTCGCATCCGGGGTATGTCTGCGTCTTCACCGATAAGGAGGGGCTGCCCGAAGACGACGAACGGCTGAAAACGTTTGCGGAGACCAGCGACGGGTTTGCCTTGGCCGAAGCCGATTACCGGATGCGCGGTCCAGGGGACCTGTTGGGTGTTCGCCAAAGTGGGATGCCACCGTTGCGGGTGGCCGACCCGCTGCGAGACACTGCAATTTTGGAAGCGGCACGCGATCTCGCGATGGAGATCGTCGACAACGACCCGCACCTAGAAGATCCCGATCTGGCCCTGCTGAAGCAACGCGTGTTAACCCGTTACGGCAGCAGTTTGGATCTTGGGGACGTCGCCTGA
- a CDS encoding endonuclease/exonuclease/phosphatase family protein yields MNLHRPYRWLLIACLLLGTVAVPRGASAQSPSTLRVLCYNIHYGQGNDGVYDLERLARVIVAAKPDLVALQEVDVVVERSGKVHQAQRLAELIGMAVRYGPTQHYQGGLFGNAVLTRLPIEDVQIQPLPYTEATDELTTYPRGAIAVIVQSAAGMPLRFVSTHFQHNVAGDRIAEAHAINALFAGDNVPTLLAGDMNATPDSEPIQILDRQWKNAIDAAAAPSAPSRKPTSRIDYIFYRGESLKMIDSEVIDDSMASDHRPVLAVFELTP; encoded by the coding sequence ATGAATCTTCATCGACCGTACCGTTGGCTTCTTATCGCGTGCCTCTTGCTGGGCACCGTCGCCGTCCCGCGCGGCGCATCGGCGCAATCACCGTCGACCTTACGCGTGCTGTGTTACAACATCCATTACGGCCAAGGGAACGATGGCGTCTACGACCTGGAGCGTTTGGCTCGGGTGATCGTGGCGGCGAAGCCCGACCTCGTCGCGCTGCAAGAAGTCGATGTGGTCGTGGAACGCTCCGGCAAAGTTCATCAGGCGCAACGCCTGGCGGAACTGATCGGGATGGCGGTTCGCTATGGACCGACGCAACACTATCAAGGCGGGCTGTTCGGCAACGCCGTGTTGACGCGATTGCCGATCGAGGACGTGCAAATCCAACCACTCCCTTACACCGAAGCGACGGACGAACTGACGACCTATCCACGGGGCGCCATCGCGGTGATCGTGCAGTCAGCCGCTGGCATGCCCTTGCGCTTCGTAAGCACCCACTTTCAACACAACGTGGCCGGTGATCGAATCGCCGAGGCACATGCGATCAATGCGTTATTTGCCGGGGATAACGTCCCAACGCTTTTGGCCGGTGACATGAACGCAACCCCCGATTCCGAACCGATCCAGATTCTCGACCGGCAATGGAAGAATGCGATCGATGCCGCAGCCGCGCCGTCGGCACCATCGCGGAAGCCGACTTCGCGTATCGATTACATCTTCTATCGTGGTGAGTCGCTGAAAATGATCGATTCGGAAGTGATCGACGATTCGATGGCATCGGATCATCGACCGGTACTGGCCGTTTTTGAATTGACGCCTTGA
- a CDS encoding glycosyltransferase, whose amino-acid sequence MASQAPPITVLMPVFRPDPTHFPYAIESVLDQTFTDYELLVMESASAQPAKPWLANVSDHRIRHHVVPPVNRTALLNQGVERARGALIAIVDSSDIALPERLETQIAVLDSDPAIAVLGSFIEWIDEQNRPLGFQTLPTESKAIRQALRRCNPIVARTSIFWKRAILSEGGFRGEETVADYEIWGRMARTEASFANVPLALTRCRRLPAHWDRPRLAHQLVAEMEIRAKMFAEEAGIRTKWQRVYERMLLRLPLDAPLRCWMVPRLRKALATGK is encoded by the coding sequence ATGGCCTCCCAGGCACCACCGATCACCGTCCTGATGCCTGTCTTTCGTCCAGACCCCACGCATTTCCCCTACGCCATTGAGAGCGTTCTCGATCAGACGTTCACCGATTACGAATTGTTAGTCATGGAGTCGGCGTCGGCTCAGCCTGCCAAACCGTGGTTGGCCAACGTATCCGATCATCGGATACGACATCACGTGGTGCCACCGGTGAATCGAACGGCGTTGTTGAACCAAGGAGTGGAACGAGCACGCGGCGCGCTGATTGCAATTGTCGATTCGTCGGACATTGCGCTCCCCGAACGACTCGAAACGCAGATCGCAGTGCTGGATAGCGATCCGGCGATCGCGGTGTTGGGAAGCTTTATCGAATGGATCGATGAACAGAACCGGCCGCTTGGGTTTCAAACCCTGCCGACCGAATCGAAAGCGATCCGGCAGGCGCTTCGGCGCTGCAACCCGATCGTTGCCCGGACGTCGATTTTTTGGAAGCGGGCGATCCTTTCGGAGGGTGGATTTCGCGGCGAAGAAACGGTGGCCGATTACGAGATCTGGGGTCGCATGGCGCGCACCGAAGCATCGTTTGCCAATGTCCCGCTGGCACTGACCCGGTGTCGACGTCTTCCGGCCCACTGGGATCGTCCTCGGCTGGCTCATCAGTTGGTGGCCGAGATGGAGATCCGAGCGAAGATGTTTGCCGAAGAGGCAGGGATCCGAACCAAGTGGCAGCGTGTCTACGAGCGGATGCTGTTGAGGTTGCCGTTGGACGCACCGTTGCGGTGTTGGATGGTCCCGCGCCTACGCAAGGCCCTTGCCACCGGGAAATGA
- a CDS encoding sigma-70 family RNA polymerase sigma factor, whose protein sequence is MIIALRELPNLRFSPKYPYEWFHADGLVSVIDETGPIDSWRNASPTQFELEKQRLMNLPLEFIDNPQFHLPGAGSALFECPIDLERDVVNSRSSSESLPTHLDRLCSAKLLSPEQEPMLFERMNFLLCMASKCRDSLPYAKTAVQQVDRIHWLLALAAWHRDRIIEANLRLVFSIVKKFVNPMNTFDDLLADGMLALIRAVEKFDYSRGFRFSTYATQVVRRNSYQLVVQRQTDDSRMVMGMDEATIAESGVPREPFMSEQRWEHLRSRLGVLLDSLDRREKLIIRARFSIGPHSKVQTLQAIAARLGISKERVRQIESRAITKLQEMASMAESPELQSV, encoded by the coding sequence ATGATTATTGCCCTACGTGAACTACCGAACCTCCGCTTTTCTCCAAAGTATCCCTACGAGTGGTTTCACGCGGATGGATTGGTTTCCGTCATCGACGAAACCGGCCCGATCGATAGCTGGCGAAACGCTTCACCGACACAGTTCGAACTCGAAAAACAGCGACTGATGAACCTTCCGCTGGAGTTCATCGACAACCCCCAGTTCCATCTACCCGGAGCAGGATCGGCATTGTTCGAGTGCCCGATCGATCTGGAACGGGACGTCGTCAATAGTCGTAGTTCGTCAGAATCGTTGCCGACCCATCTGGATCGGCTTTGCTCGGCAAAGCTGTTGAGTCCAGAACAGGAACCGATGTTGTTTGAGCGGATGAATTTCCTGCTGTGCATGGCTTCCAAATGCCGCGACAGCCTGCCCTATGCCAAGACCGCGGTGCAGCAGGTCGATCGCATCCATTGGTTGCTGGCGTTGGCTGCTTGGCATCGCGACCGAATCATCGAAGCCAATCTTCGACTGGTGTTTTCCATCGTCAAGAAATTCGTCAACCCGATGAACACTTTTGACGACTTGTTGGCCGACGGAATGTTAGCCTTGATCCGCGCCGTCGAAAAATTCGACTACTCCCGAGGATTCCGTTTCAGCACCTACGCAACGCAGGTCGTGCGTCGTAATTCGTACCAATTGGTCGTGCAGCGGCAGACCGATGATTCGCGGATGGTGATGGGAATGGACGAAGCCACAATTGCCGAATCGGGTGTGCCGCGGGAACCGTTCATGTCCGAACAGCGTTGGGAACACCTGCGCAGTCGTTTGGGCGTGCTGTTGGATTCGCTCGATCGCCGCGAAAAGTTGATCATTCGCGCTCGTTTTTCGATCGGACCGCACAGTAAAGTCCAAACCCTACAAGCGATCGCCGCTCGCCTGGGCATCTCGAAGGAACGCGTCCGGCAGATCGAATCGCGGGCGATTACCAAGCTGCAGGAGATGGCTTCGATGGCGGAATCACCCGAACTGCAGAGCGTTTGA
- a CDS encoding helix-turn-helix domain-containing protein → MNSVQYSPKQIAEAMRVSESSVKRWCDRGIIPSVKTGGGHRRISVESLAQFLRETKRTLLAPEKLGVAPLDVVPSSAVRRVDVESNVSNAGCEAIVETFTNALLDGDEAACRQIIQQAFLRNKSFTDVAASIVCASMRRIGEIWENGHADVLQERYGCEICFRLVNELAQYIPLPGAEAPLAIGCAPPGDQYQLPTHLVELVLREAGWNARSLGNNMALDRLLEVVVRHRPQLVWVSISTIEDRAAFVGAFNAFANQLPKGVFLVAGGRAMDDEMRPLLHYTAHCDNFHQLAGLAATMLSRGR, encoded by the coding sequence GTGAACTCAGTCCAATATTCACCGAAGCAAATCGCCGAAGCCATGCGGGTTAGCGAATCATCCGTGAAACGCTGGTGCGATCGTGGAATCATTCCTTCGGTGAAGACCGGCGGGGGGCACCGTCGGATTTCGGTCGAATCGCTTGCACAGTTCCTGCGCGAAACGAAACGCACGTTGTTGGCGCCGGAAAAACTGGGCGTTGCTCCTTTGGACGTCGTGCCGTCGTCCGCGGTGCGGCGTGTTGACGTCGAATCCAACGTTTCCAACGCCGGTTGTGAAGCGATCGTCGAAACGTTCACCAACGCCTTGTTGGATGGGGACGAAGCAGCGTGCCGACAGATCATCCAACAAGCCTTTTTACGGAACAAAAGCTTCACCGATGTGGCTGCTAGCATCGTCTGCGCCTCGATGCGACGGATCGGCGAGATCTGGGAAAACGGTCATGCAGATGTCTTACAAGAACGTTATGGCTGCGAGATCTGTTTTCGGTTGGTCAACGAACTGGCGCAGTACATCCCTCTGCCAGGTGCTGAGGCGCCCCTAGCGATCGGATGCGCTCCGCCAGGCGATCAATATCAATTACCGACCCATCTCGTCGAATTGGTCTTGCGAGAAGCCGGCTGGAATGCACGCTCTCTGGGTAACAACATGGCGCTGGATAGGTTGCTGGAAGTGGTCGTTCGGCATCGGCCACAGCTGGTTTGGGTCAGTATCTCTACGATCGAAGATCGCGCGGCGTTTGTCGGAGCGTTCAATGCGTTTGCCAATCAATTGCCCAAGGGCGTCTTCTTAGTGGCCGGCGGCAGAGCGATGGACGACGAAATGCGACCGTTGTTGCATTACACCGCCCACTGCGACAATTTCCATCAACTCGCTGGCTTGGCGGCAACGATGCTCTCGCGCGGCCGGTAG
- a CDS encoding sterol desaturase family protein: protein MNTAIAKPQPLSPASSPGAEYPLWGSASPGGVYNSHLVAGAIFVALALFGAINAWLVLWLNGCLFFGMLFDRRTWKRKLAVGAMPGQMLLYAQVVLRAAVHMFPYYAVAFVLYLGIAPVVLPLNFAISSFVMLYGFYMAIRSYWLLRYLWVLRFRWDRAGRLFETHQANLKSQTASIQHVLWAYCIGNVGLVVRCASQVMTIGLFEFLRQAWNLDLTQHPQWSGHVMTIFWGTAAIWLATFWFALQPAFLIYYRVHRTFHTCRPLYDSIHSIHHRGVLPTPLDSGTISPLEFALTELNLPAGMLVPNWYWTIAQVILAVAGHFPSHETNTWMKSGQHHLLHHRFFNVNFGLIPREDARYGSLYRENSPTAVAGSDQG from the coding sequence ATGAACACCGCAATCGCCAAGCCACAACCGCTTTCTCCCGCCTCGTCTCCAGGAGCGGAGTATCCGCTGTGGGGTTCGGCCTCTCCGGGGGGCGTTTACAATAGTCATCTCGTTGCCGGAGCGATCTTCGTCGCGCTTGCACTGTTCGGCGCGATCAATGCGTGGCTTGTGCTATGGCTCAACGGCTGTCTGTTTTTCGGAATGCTTTTCGATCGCCGAACCTGGAAACGTAAGTTGGCGGTTGGGGCGATGCCGGGACAAATGCTTTTATACGCCCAGGTGGTGCTGCGGGCGGCGGTCCACATGTTCCCATATTATGCCGTCGCGTTTGTGCTGTATTTGGGGATAGCGCCGGTCGTGCTGCCGTTGAATTTTGCGATCAGCAGCTTCGTCATGCTGTATGGGTTTTACATGGCGATCCGAAGCTATTGGTTGCTTCGGTACCTGTGGGTGCTGCGATTTCGTTGGGACCGCGCCGGACGGTTGTTTGAAACTCACCAAGCGAACTTAAAATCGCAGACCGCGTCGATCCAGCATGTTCTTTGGGCCTATTGCATCGGCAACGTGGGGCTTGTCGTCCGCTGTGCCAGCCAGGTGATGACCATCGGACTTTTCGAATTCCTGCGACAAGCGTGGAATTTGGATCTCACCCAGCATCCGCAATGGAGCGGCCACGTGATGACGATCTTCTGGGGAACCGCAGCGATTTGGCTGGCCACGTTTTGGTTCGCCTTGCAGCCTGCGTTTTTGATCTACTATCGCGTCCATCGCACCTTCCACACCTGTCGCCCGTTGTACGACAGCATCCACAGTATCCATCACCGCGGGGTCTTACCGACACCATTGGATTCGGGCACGATTTCGCCGTTGGAGTTCGCGCTGACCGAATTGAACTTGCCCGCCGGCATGCTGGTCCCCAATTGGTACTGGACCATCGCGCAGGTGATCCTGGCGGTTGCAGGGCATTTCCCCTCGCATGAAACCAATACGTGGATGAAGTCGGGGCAACACCATCTGTTGCACCATCGATTCTTCAACGTGAATTTTGGCTTGATCCCTCGCGAGGATGCGCGTTACGGGTCGTTGTACCGCGAAAATTCGCCGACGGCTGTCGCCGGGAGCGACCAGGGTTAA